The DNA region GCATGTATGCGAGGATTGCCGCTATTTCCTAGGGCTCCGCGCCGTAGACCACGATGCGCTATCGGCTCCGCTACCTACAGCATGACCTGGAGCTGAACGAGGGCACGTTCGCGGTGGGCCGGAATGCGAGCTGTCAGCTCTCGCTCGACGATCCGCTCGTCTCACGGCGGCACGCCATCTTCGAGGTCGGTCCGAGCGGCGTGACGGTGGAGGACCTCGGGAGCCGCAACGGCGTGATCGTCAACGGTCACCGCATCGACGCGCGGGTCCAGATCCAGATCGGCGACCGCATCCTCATCGGCTCGCAGGAGCTGACCCTCCTCGCGGGCCGCGACGGCATGGGCGGCGGCTCGCAGGGGGTAGGCAAGATGACCCTCCCGAAGATGCGCGTGAACACGCCGTCGTCGGGGATGCCGCAGCTCAACGTCCCGATCGAGACCGACCCGGAGCCGAGCATGGTCCGCCGCGCGGACCAGTTCAAGCTGCTCTCCGGCGTCGCGGAGAAGGCCCTCGCGATGGGCAAGGCGGGCGAGGCCGAGCGCCTCCTCGCCTCCGCGCTCGCGGACGTCATTGAGTCGACGCGCGCCGGCCGCCCGCTCCCGCCCACGCTCGTCGACCAGGCCGCGAAGTTCAGCGCGAAGCTCGCGACCGCGACGGGCAAAGGCGGCTGGGCGGACTACGTCGTGGAGCTCTATCAGGCGCAGAAGCGGCCGCCCCCCGCGCACGTCATCGACGAGCTGTACAACGCGATGCGCAAGGTCACCGCGGTGGACCTCAATCGCCTCCGCGCGTACGTCGCGATGCTGCGCCAGAACCTGCCCCGCTATAACCCGGCGGAGCGCTTCCTCTTCCAGCGTCTCGAGGGCCTCGAGCGCCTTGCGGCGCTGCGCTAGCGGGCGGCTTCGACGTCGCGGGCGGCGTCTGCCACGCGAGGTTCATGCGCGCCGCGCTCTCGATGACCGCGCGCAGCTCGTCGTCCTCGACGTTCGCGATCGTCTTGGCGAGGTCGGTCGGCAGCGGCACGGGCGGCGGCACCTTCCGGTAGACCCTCGTCTCCTTCATCCCCTCCACCACGTCGAGGGGCCCGACGCGGAAGCGGAGCGACTTGATGTCGAGGCCCAGGTCCTGCACGAGCTTCGAGACGATCTGCGGCGCGAGCATCGCGAGCTCGTTCGCCCACACGCTGGTCGCGACCTTCACGACGAGGACCCCGCGCACGAGCTCCATCGGCCGCGCGCGGTCGGCGATGCGCGGCCCGACGGCGGCCCGCCACCGCGCGAGCGGGATCGGCAGCTGCCGCTTCGCGAACCGGTTCTCGCCGGCGCGATCGAGCACCTCTTCGAGGGACTCGGGCGCACTGAGTCGACGCCTTGCCCACCGCTTTCCTCTGCCCATGCGCGCGCGTCGATCTTACCATCGGAGGTCACGCACCGATGCAGGGTGGTCGAGGGAAGACGCCGCGTTCGATTCCGCCGCCCGCGAAGACGGAGCGCATGCTCGGCGCGCCCGCGCTCCCGACCGAGCCGCAGGTCCGTCCCCCTCCCAACACGAAGCCCGGCGCCTTCATCGGCGACAAGTACCGCATCGAGCGCGAGATCGGCCGCGGCGGCTTCGGCGTCGTGGTGCGCGCGATGCACCTCACCCTCGATCAACGCGTCGCGATCAAGGTCCTCACCGAGTCGGAGGGCTCGACGGAGCAGGAGTGGCAAGAGGACGCCGCGCGTTTCCGCCGCGAGGCGAAGGCGACGGCGGCCCTCCGCAGCGAGCACGTGGTCCGCGTCCTCGACGTCGACGTGCTCGAGCACGGCTACCCCTACATCGTGATGGAGTACCTGGAGGGCAAGACCCTCCACGAGCAGATCTACGGCTCGAGCGGCGGCATGCCGGTCGCGGACGCGGTCGACATCGTGGTCCAGGTCCTCGCCGCGGTGGCGGACGCGCACGCGGTCGGCATCGTGCATCGCGACCTCAAGCCCGCGAACGTGTTCCTCACCCACGGCGCGGGCGGCATCCCGATCGTGAAGGTCCTCGACTTCGGCGTCTCGAAGATGCTGAACGCGCAGTCGCAGCGCCTCACGCGCACGGGCTCGGTCGTCGGCACCGTCGCGTACATGGCGCCGGAGCAGATGCTCGACGCGCGCACGGTCGACGGTCGCGGCGACCTCTGGTCGGTCGGCCTCATCCTCTACGAGGCCCTCGCGCGCGCGCACCCCTTCGGCCCGGCGACGACGGGCCCGAAGGTCATCAACGCGATCCTGAAGGACCCGCTCGTCCCGATCGCCACGATCCGCGCCGACGTCCCCGCCGGCCTCGACCAGGTGGTCTCCAAGCTCCTCGAGAAGAAGGCCGACCAGCGCTACCAGACCGCGATCGAGGCCGCCGCCGCGCTCGCGCCTTTCGCGTCGCCGCGCGTGCGCCCGGTCCTCGACGAGATCCACCGCTCCCCGCCGCCGAGCGGCGCCGCGCTCAGCGTCCCGGCGCTGACCGACAGCCGCGCGCTCCCCCCCTCTTCGCGCAGCCTGAAGGCCGCG from Labilithrix sp. includes:
- a CDS encoding serine/threonine protein kinase; translated protein: MQGGRGKTPRSIPPPAKTERMLGAPALPTEPQVRPPPNTKPGAFIGDKYRIEREIGRGGFGVVVRAMHLTLDQRVAIKVLTESEGSTEQEWQEDAARFRREAKATAALRSEHVVRVLDVDVLEHGYPYIVMEYLEGKTLHEQIYGSSGGMPVADAVDIVVQVLAAVADAHAVGIVHRDLKPANVFLTHGAGGIPIVKVLDFGVSKMLNAQSQRLTRTGSVVGTVAYMAPEQMLDARTVDGRGDLWSVGLILYEALARAHPFGPATTGPKVINAILKDPLVPIATIRADVPAGLDQVVSKLLEKKADQRYQTAIEAAAALAPFASPRVRPVLDEIHRSPPPSGAALSVPALTDSRALPPSSRSLKAAKKPRSSVARFFIVFITATITLGLIVFGAFWLKPRYWPKR
- a CDS encoding FHA domain-containing protein; the protein is MRYRLRYLQHDLELNEGTFAVGRNASCQLSLDDPLVSRRHAIFEVGPSGVTVEDLGSRNGVIVNGHRIDARVQIQIGDRILIGSQELTLLAGRDGMGGGSQGVGKMTLPKMRVNTPSSGMPQLNVPIETDPEPSMVRRADQFKLLSGVAEKALAMGKAGEAERLLASALADVIESTRAGRPLPPTLVDQAAKFSAKLATATGKGGWADYVVELYQAQKRPPPAHVIDELYNAMRKVTAVDLNRLRAYVAMLRQNLPRYNPAERFLFQRLEGLERLAALR
- a CDS encoding DUF721 domain-containing protein produces the protein MGRGKRWARRRLSAPESLEEVLDRAGENRFAKRQLPIPLARWRAAVGPRIADRARPMELVRGVLVVKVATSVWANELAMLAPQIVSKLVQDLGLDIKSLRFRVGPLDVVEGMKETRVYRKVPPPVPLPTDLAKTIANVEDDELRAVIESAARMNLAWQTPPATSKPPASAAPQGARGPRDAGRGSAPPGYSGAGSGAASRRTRGGD